The following coding sequences lie in one Anguilla rostrata isolate EN2019 chromosome 8, ASM1855537v3, whole genome shotgun sequence genomic window:
- the LOC135261885 gene encoding ephrin-A4-like has translation MGWHGPGAGTIWKMTALFLQLVSLTHGKRHVVYWNSTNTRLSQGDLSIDVDPGDYLDIFCPHYPPGAPASSPPETLVLYLARGEDFRGCGETRGATKRWECNRPRAPLGPVRFTEKIQRFTPFSTGFEFRSGYHYYYSSLATKDGPELPCMKLRVAVCCGTGTPAPHGAVGASAARPQLSLLLLIPLFLHSSV, from the exons ATGGGTTGGCACGGCCCTGGAGCTGGTACAATCTGGAAAATGACAGCTCTCTTTCTACAGCTAGTCTCCTTAACCCATGGGAAGAGACACGTCGTTTACTGGAATAGCACAAACACAAG GCTTTCCCAGGGCGACCTTTCCATCGATGTCGACCCCGGCGACTACCTGGACATCTTCTGCCCCCACtacccccccggggcccccgccTCGTCGCCCCCGGAGACGCTGGTGCTGTACCTGGCGAGGGGGGAGGACTTTCGGGGTTGCGGCGAGACGCGGGGGGCCACGAAGCGCTGGGAGTGCAACCGGCCCCGCGCCCCCCTGGGCCCCGTCCGCTTCACCGAGAAGATCCAGCGCTTCACCCCGTTCTCCACGGGCTTCGAGTTCCGCTCCggctaccactactactacagCT CGCTGGCTACGAAGGACGGCCCCGAGCTGCCTTGCATGAAACTGCGGGTGGCGGTGTGCTGCGGTACTG gtaCTCCAGCTCCGCACGGTGCCGTCGGAGCATCAGCAGCGAGGCCTcaactctccctcctcctcctcatccctctcttccttcacTCCTCCGTCTGA